Proteins found in one Lycium ferocissimum isolate CSIRO_LF1 chromosome 6, AGI_CSIRO_Lferr_CH_V1, whole genome shotgun sequence genomic segment:
- the LOC132061138 gene encoding uncharacterized mitochondrial protein AtMg00810-like encodes MALKSMSVINVLTLKTLQATKSLFVCLYVDDMLIMSKDMIDINATKRMLASKFDMKDLGVADVILGIRIQRTPQGIALSQSHYIEKVLDKFKYLDFKIARTPIDVSYALQKNEGESKSQGDMRECWEI; translated from the coding sequence ATGGCTTTAAAATCAATGAGTGTGATAAATGTGTTAACATTAAAAACACTCCAGGCCACGAAgtcattgtttgtttgtttgtatgttgatgacatgctgATAATGAGCAAAGATATGATAGATATAAATGCTACAAAGCGCATGCTGGCTAGcaaatttgacatgaaagacttaggagttGCTGATGTAATCCTAGGAATCAGAATTCAGAGAACTCCACAAGGTATAGCATTATCACAGTCTCACTACATAGAGAAAGTACttgacaagttcaagtacttgGATTTCAAGATTGCCAGAACTCCAATTGATGTGAGTTACGCACTTCAAAAGAATGAAGGTGAAAGTAAATCACAAGGGGATATGCGAGAGTGTTGGGAAATCTGA